Proteins from a genomic interval of Saccopteryx leptura isolate mSacLep1 chromosome 13, mSacLep1_pri_phased_curated, whole genome shotgun sequence:
- the NKX1-2 gene encoding NK1 transcription factor-related protein 2, which yields MLAWQNSGAKAAPPHHKISFSVLDILDPQKFTRAALPALLPAPREAKKSLAEAEAGKDTRAGDQTRQRETPDADGRGAGAASPLEGSEAEEAEEEEDAEDAGRRRQRESAARLQVGPPRPSEARVAALAAGERGADGLAGSPGSPRPRRRRAEPSCAKPRRARTAFTYEQLVALENKFRATRYLSVCERLNLALSLSLTETQVKIWFQNRRTKWKKQNPGADGGAQAGGGASQPGAPGTAAASGGTGGSPGPPGPGALPFQTFPSYSAANVLFPTAAPFPLTAVSAAGGPFAPFLGPSYLTPFYAPHL from the exons ATGCTAGCATGGCAGAACAGCGGGGCCAAGGCGGCTCCCCCCCACCACAAGATCTCCTTCTCGGTCCTGGATATCCTGGACCCTCAGAAGTTCACCCGCGCGGcgctcccagccctgctccctgctccccggGAAGCCAAGAAAAGTTTGGCAGAGGCCGAAGCGGGGAAGGACACCCGCGCGGGGGACCAGACCCGCCAGCGGGAAACCCCTG ACGCCGATGGCCGAGGCGCGGGCGCGGCTTCCCCGCTGGAAGGTTCAGAGGCAGAGGAggcggaggaagaggaggacgcGGAGGATGCGGGAAGGCGGCGGCAGCGGGAGAGCGCTGCGCGCCTGCAGGTGGGCCCGCCGCGCCCCTCCGAAGCCCGGGTGGCGGCGCTGGCGGCGGGCGAGCGCGGCGCGGACGGCCTCGCGGGCTCCCCCGGCTCCCCGCGGCCCCGGCGCCGGCGCGCCGAACCCAGCTGCGCTAAGCCGAGGCGCGCGCGCACCGCCTTCACCTATGAGCAGCTGGTGGCCTTGGAGAACAAGTTCCGGGCCACGCGCTACCTGTCTGTCTGCGAGCGCCTGAACCTCGCGCTGTCGCTCAGCCTCACTGAGACGCAGGTCAAAATTTGGTTCCAGAACCGCAGGACCAAGTGGAAGAAGCAGAACCCCGGCGCCGATGGCGGGGCGCAGGCGGGGGGCGGCGCGTCTCAGCCCGGGGCTCCCGGCACAGCGGCGGCGAGCGGTGGCACAGGGGGCAGCCCGGGTCCCCCAGGCCCAGGCGCGCTGCCCTTCCAGACTTTCCCCTCCTACTCTGCGGCCAACGTTCTTTTCCCGACCGCCGCTCCATTCCCGCTGACTGCCGTCTCCGCAGCCGGGGGGCCCTTTGCGCCCTTCCTCGGGCCCTCTTACCTGACCCCTTTCTATGCCCCTCATCTATGA